A stretch of Saccharomyces cerevisiae S288C chromosome IV, complete sequence DNA encodes these proteins:
- the DOP1 gene encoding Dop1p (Protein involved in vesicular transport at trans-Golgi network (TGN); TGN-localized, leucine-zipper domain protein; involved in endosome-to-Golgi transport during endocytic recycling, and retrograde transport of glycosyltransferases from the TGN to the Golgi; involved in organization of the ER, establishment of cell polarity, and morphogenesis; detected in highly purified mitochondria in high-throughput studies): protein MSLPLKPLTIDSNNKQLDSKQKKFRANVERALERFDSVTEWADYIASLGTLLKALQSWSPKFQNVRYYVPSPYQVSRRLTSSLSPALPAGVHQKTLEVYTYIFEHIGLETLATECNIWIPGILPLMTYASMSVRSHLIELYDNYILLLPQTTLRLLIRPLISSLLPGIDDESNDFLPLTLKLIETLQENLDDDSLFWQTLFLVMTANKGRRLGGLTWLTRKFPSLNAVPHLVNKIKMEAEENPSETETNDSHLDRKKRKEEAFKVLLPAAKDLVTPEPGLLIRCLVGCLEDENDILIKRSVLDLLLQRLRLDSPVLNVLITSEDKKLLIMSCCRTTLSKDMSLNRRIWNWLLGPTAGGMLNNNGGNSMEYTTSVKSANEESNVYFTKYGLSALLEGLSDLLSEEESVLTAFRISMAVMDRWEIGSLVIPELFIPLLYSSEKFKQNEQIMKTARTFFDNTETNIIWGKLFQELEDIKNLKILDFVLTNFNIGNDEEIIVRHLPLILLTLLALPSNDKDFDNIYKLQKFSLYNKLLNYIPERALLPLSHSKLKHDDEVSCEELLAKIRGFYTNVSNPSSILEKENIAERLPPFTTEDLTFLIADLIQKKLLSSLWDLENINESSKLFIAIFEKIPESEELKGRSHISWSDKKITQSIFEAIPRLCESNNDAKSEEIVGIVEIFGNYLYSRMEFIESMKLLKVVMMAVWKSLKDPRHQILGVKNLKTLNRFIPSKFIESALVYTFVEEEDISERLSVLDLLWTQLDSDSNLIRRPLELILGELFDDQNPFYLTVSKWILSILNSGSASRLFYILTDNILKVNRLEKERLDERDDLDMLTYEFQMLAYVLKTNNGRTRKVFSTELTSIKSSTIWKNEDVSTYKSLLLVTLMRFLNIKSNTHAKSIRSALILLDILLDGTEQNFKDIVIFLLQMSSKYIAEEGIEPELIAVSLLDIVSKVLRLSHDNGIKLDIFDDNAAHLKYIDFLVTSVSNMKSPLIVTAYVKLLSESIVYFENSIFRMILPLSASLVQCVQRLFLLEKREGGYYQPIALLLGGLEELLEISHGYLVTEEREGYFSGSNLKGDFIQSVVSNVFSSDSSNEESKIQGERDVILQSFRQVISCCLDIWYWAHNISCKSNDDSSLDATNHNSYKFKFRSKKLLETLFLLEPLELLENLISIRSDNTTVTLVHVLDGNKPAITIPHLLYGVIIRYNRTASVKFSNRDGSRSSTTKLTKGEPSMLKRLSGESIIAFLFNYVDSVENSAMEEFYGDFLLFFREVATNYNLYSDVSLSILKLVALISGKVSKTQFGEQKRVRREISDVFFKYLPNAFINFTNLYRGHPDSFKDLEFVVWRVQYIVNDQIGGDKFNTTLATIVNQCLTPYIKPKSEKTIPGYVLELAAVVSHLGSKVKSWRLLIAELFQNDKKLSVIGSDQTWEKIIYEWSIYPENKSKILNDLLLEIGSKRSSVTPTLITFNLGSDSEVEYKCQNLLKISYLLMVSPNDAYLLHFSSLISCIFHYLVSKDIKLKGSCWILLRVLLLRFSESHFNDYWSMISYCLQTNLQEFYESLQIQSEVDPQTILQVCKTLDLLLLLNMEGFTSTNEWIFVIDTINCVYKTNSFVALVDEIAEFKDYEITKTDDLELPTTLKDGLPLLRGIHKIERHTQLRSFFQNLSYLHYEKVYGLGSVDLYGCGEDLKKDILS, encoded by the coding sequence ATGTCCTTACCACTAAAGCCCCTTACAATTGACtcaaataataaacaaCTAGACTCCAAACAGAAGAAGTTTCGTGCTAATGTCGAGCGAGCATTAGAAAGATTTGACTCTGTAACAGAATGGGCGGACTATATTGCTAGTTTGGGAACACTATTAAAGGCGTTGCAAAGCTGGTCACCTAAATTTCAGAATGTAAGGTACTATGTTCCTTCTCCATATCAAGTAAGTCGAAGATTGACATCCTCATTATCGCCGGCGTTACCAGCAGGTGTTCATCAGAAAACTTTAGAAGTATATACGTATATCTTTGAACATATTGGCCTTGAAACTCTGGCTACAGAATGTAACATTTGGATCCCGGGAATTTTACCTTTGATGACTTATGCCTCTATGTCTGTTAGGTCACATTTGATAGAGCTTTACGATAACTATATCCTTCTGTTGCCTCAAACAACGTTAAGACTGCTCATCAGACCTTTGATTTCTAGTTTATTGCCAGgaattgatgatgaaagcAACGATTTTTTACCTTTAACTTTAAAACTCATTGAGACTCTGCAGGAGAACTTGGATGATGATTCCTTATTTTGGCAAACGTTGTTTCTAGTCATGACTGCAAATAAAGGCAGAAGACTGGGCGGACTCACGTGGTTGACTAGAAAGTTTCCGTCGTTGAATGCTGTACCTCATCTagtaaataaaataaaaatggaagcGGAAGAGAACCCAAGTGAAACTGAAACCAACGATTCTCATCTAgacaggaaaaaaagaaaagaagaagcttTCAAGGTCTTATTGCCTGCTGCCAAAGATTTAGTAACCCCTGAACCAGGTCTACTTATCCGATGCCTTGTCGGTTGtttagaagatgaaaatgatattCTTATTAAAAGGAGCGTTTTGGACCTTTTATTACAGAGGTTGAGGCTAGACTCTCCCGTTTTGAATGTTCTTATTACTTCTGAGGATAAAAAGTTATTGATAATGAGTTGTTGTAGAACTACTTTGAGCAAGGATATGTCTTTGAACAGAAGAATATGGAACTGGCTTCTCGGTCCTACTGCTGGGGGCATGCTAAACAATAACGGCGGGAACTCCATGGAATATACTACCTCGGTTAAGTCAGCAAACGAGGAAAGTAatgtatattttacaaaatatGGATTAAGCGCCCTTTTAGAAGGTTTAAGCGACCTTctttcagaagaagaatccGTGTTAACTGCATTCAGGATAAGTATGGCAGTAATGGATAGATGGGAAATTGGCTCACTTGTAATTCCTGAATTGTTCATCCCACTTCTCTATTCCTCGgaaaaatttaaacaaaacgaacaaataatgaaaacGGCACGTACTTTCTTTGACAATACTgaaacaaatattatatgGGGAAAGCTATTTCAAGAACTTGAAGACATCAAAAAcctaaaaattttggatttcgtattaacaaattttaaTATTGGAAACGACGAAGAGATTATCGTACGCCACCTTCCTTTGATATTATTAACTTTACTGGCCCTTCCATCTAATGATAAAGATTTCGACAATATTTATAAGctccaaaaattttctttgtacAACAAATTGTTAAACTATATCCCCGAGAGAGCCCTTCTCCCTCTCAGTCACTCAAAACTAAAGCACGATGATGAAGTAAGCTGCGAAGAACTTTTGGCCAAAATACGTGGGTTTTATACCAATGTTTCTAATCCATCTAGCATTttagagaaagaaaatatagcTGAGCGTTTGCCACCCTTTACAACAGAAGATCTAACTTTTTTAATAGCAGACCTGATTCAGAAGAAGCTTCTTTCAAGTTTATGGGActtggaaaatatcaatgaaaGCTCCAAATTATTTATAGCTATTTTCGAAAAGATACCTGAGTCTGAAGAACTTAAAGGACGATCTCACATAAGCTGGTcggataaaaaaataactcAGAGCATATTTGAGGCTATTCCCAGGCTTTGTGAATCTAATAATGATGCAAAATCAGAAGAAATCGTTGGAATTGTGGAAATTTTTGGTAACTACTTATATTCACGCATGGAATTCATTGAATcgatgaaattattgaaagtAGTCATGATGGCCGTATGGAAATCTTTAAAAGATCCACGCCATCAAATACTAGGTGTCAAGAACTTAAAGACTTTAAACAGATTTATTCCATccaaatttattgaaagtGCGTTAGTGTATACTTTTGTGGAAGAGGAAGATATATCCGAGAGATTAAGCGTGTTAGATCTGTTATGGACACAATTAGACTCAGATTCAAACTTGATTAGGCGCCCTCTTGAATTAATTTTGGGCGAACTTTTTGATGACCAGAatcctttttatttaacCGTTTCAAAGTGGATTTTATCGATATTAAACTCGGGATCTGCTTCAAGATTATTTTACATTTTGACtgataatattttaaagGTTAATCGTctcgaaaaagaaagattaGACGAAAGGGATGATCTTGATATGCTCACATATGAGTTCCAAATGCTTGCTtatgttttgaaaacaaacaaTGGACGCACTAGGAAAGTTTTTTCCACTGAGCTTACCTCAATAAAATCTTCGACCATATGGAAGAATGAAGACGTTTCCACATATAAAAGTTTGCTGTTGGTTACATTGATGAGATTTCTAAATATAAAGAGCAATACACATGCGAAAAGTATCAGGAGTGCTCTGATTCTTTTGGATATCTTACTCGATGGAACTGAGCAAAATTTCAAGGACATTGTCATATTTTTGCTGCAAATGTCGTCTAAATATATTGCAGAAGAAGGAATTGAGCCCGAGTTAATAGCAGTTTCCTTGTTAGATATTGTATCGAAGGTTCTCAGACTATCACACGATAATGGTATTAAACTAGACATTTTTGATGACAATGCTGCCCATTTAAAATATATCGATTTCCTTGTTACCAGCGTTTCAAATATGAAAAGCCCTCTTATTGTAACGGCCTATGTGAAGCTTCTTTCCGAAAGCattgtttattttgagAATTCTATATTTCGAATGATTTTACCATTGTCTGCATCTCTTGTACAGTGTGTTCAGAGATTGTTTTTGCTAGAAAAGAGAGAAGGTGGTTATTACCAACCAATAGCTTTGCTTCTGGGTGGTCTGGAAGAGCTATTAGAGATTTCACATGGTTACCTTGTCACCGAGGAAAGGGAAGGATACTTTTCTGGGTCTAATCTAAAGGGTGATTTTATTCAATCCGTTGTTTCAAACGTTTTTTCGTCAGATTCTTCCAATGAAGAAAGTAAGATTCAGGGGGAAAGAGACGTAATACTACAATCTTTCAGACAGGTGATTTCATGCTGTTTAGATATCTGGTATTGGGCCCATAACATTTCGTGTAAATCTAACGATGATTCTAGCCTGGACGCCACTAATCATAACTCATACAAGTTCAAATTTAGGTCGAAGAAACTGTTGGAAACCTTATTTCTACTAGAACCTTTGGAACTTCTGGAAAATTTGATCAGCATTAGATCAGACAATACTACAGTCACACTAGTACATGTGCTCGACGGCAATAAACCCGCCATTACAATACCACATTTATTGTATGGTGTAATTATCAGATACAACAGAACGGCATCTGTCAAGTTTTCTAATCGTGACGGAAGTAGGTCAAGCACAACTAAATTAACTAAAGGGGAGCCTTCCATGTTAAAAAGATTAAGCGGGGAATCGATTATTGCATTTTTGTTTAACTACGTGGATTCTGTAGAAAACTCTGCAATGGAGGAGTTTTATGGGGATTTCCTGCTATTTTTCAGAGAAGTAGCAACCAATTATAACCTTTATTCTGATGTTTCGTTGTCTATATTAAAACTTGTTGCCCTTATTTCTGGAAAAGTAAGTAAAACGCAGTTTGGAGAACAAAAACGAGTTAGGAGGGAGATATCTGATgtgtttttcaaataccTACCTAATGCATTTATAAACTTTACGAACTTATATCGTGGCCACCCTGATTCATTTAAAGATTTAGAATTTGTAGTATGGCGTGTTCAATATATCGTCAACGATCAAATTGGAGGAGACAAGTTTAATACAACGTTAGCGACAATTGTAAATCAATGCCTAACCCCTTATATCAAACccaaaagtgaaaaaactATTCCAGGTTATGTCTTAGAATTGGCCGCGGTCGTATCCCATTTAGGTTCAAAAGTTAAAAGTTGGAGGCTTTTAATTGCGGAATTGTTCCAAAATGACAAAAAACTTTCGGTAATTGGCAGCGATCAAACTTGGGAAAAGATTATTTACGAATGGTCCATTTATCCAGAAAATAAGTCAAAAATCTTGAACGATTTACTATTAGAAATTGGCTCCAAGCGTTCAAGTGTGACTCCGACTTTAATCACGTTTAACTTAGGAAGCGATTCTGAAGTCGAGTACAAGTGCCAAaaccttttgaaaatatcgTACTTGTTGATGGTATCGCCAAATGACGCATATTTGTTGCACTTTTCCTCTTTAATAAGTTGCATTTTCCACTATTTGGTGTCCAAAGATATCAAGCTCAAGGGAAGCTGCTGGATCTTACTAAGGGTTTTACTTTTAAGATTTTCAGAGTCCCATTTCAATGACTATTGGTCTATGATCAGTTACTGTTTACAAACTAATTTGCAAGAATTTTATGAATCACTTCAAATACAGTCAGAAGTCGATCCACAAACAATATTGCAAGTATGTAAAACTTTGGATTTGCTACTCTTACTCAACATGGAAGGCTTCACCTCTACGAATGAGTGGATCTTTGTTATTGATACAATAAATTGCGTATAT
- the MKC7 gene encoding aspartyl protease (GPI-anchored aspartyl protease; member of the yapsin family of proteases involved in cell wall growth and maintenance; shares functions with Yap3p and Kex2p; MKC7 has a paralog, YPS1, that arose from the whole genome duplication): MKLSVLTFVVDALLVCSSIVDAGVTDFPSLPSNEVYVKMNFQKKYGSSFENALDDTKGRTRLMTRDDDYELVELTNQNSFYSVELDIGTPPQKVTVLVDTGSSDLWVTGSDNPYCSTKKKDTTGSSFKQVNKDALASVVESVFTEISYDTTIVTSEATATFDSTASTSQLIDCATYGTFNTSKSSTFNSNNTEFSIAYGDTTFASGTWGHDQLSLNDLNITGLSFAVANETNSTVGVLGIGLPGLESTYSGVSLSSVQKSYTYNNFPMVLKNSGVIKSTAYSLFANDSDSKHGTILFGAVDHGKYAGDLYTIPIINTLQHRGYKDPIQFQVTLQGLGTSKGDKEDNLTTLTTTKIPVLLDSGTTISYMPTELVKMLADQVGATYSSAYGYYIMDCIKEMEEESSIIFDFGGFYLSNWLSDFQLVTDSRSNICILGIAPQSDPTIILGDNFLANTYVVYDLDNMEISMAQANFSDDGEYIEIIESAVPSALKAPGYSSTWSTYESIVSGGNMFSTAANSSISYFASTSHSATSSSSSKGQKTQTSTTALSISKSTSSTSSTGMLSPTSSSSTRKENGGHNLNPPFFARFITAIFHHI; encoded by the coding sequence ATGAAATTATCTGTCCTCACATTTGTCGTAGATGCATTACTTGTCTGCAGCTCAATAGTAGATGCCGGTGTTACAGATTTTCCATCCTTACCAAGTAATGAAGTCTATGTCAAAATGAATTTTCAGAAGAAATACGGCAGTTCATTTGAAAACGCTTTGGATGATACAAAAGGTAGAACGCGTTTGATGACAAGAGATGATGATTACGAGCTGGTGGAACTGACTAATCAAAACAGTTTTTATTCGGTGGAATTAGATATTGGCACCCCTCCTCAAAAAGTTACTGTGCTTGTCGACACTGGTTCTTCTGATCTATGGGTCACGGGTTCAGACAACCCATACTGTTCCACTAAAAAGAAGGATACCACTGGCTCATCCTTTAAACAAGTAAACAAGGATGCTTTGGCTAGCGTGGTTGAGAGTGTGTTTACTGAAATTAGCTACGACACCACTATAGTTACCAGCGAAGCCACTGCTACTTTTGATAGTACAGCTTCTACATCACAGTTAATTGACTGCGCTACATACGGGACATTTAATACCTCTAAGTCGTCTACATTCAACTCCAATAATACAGAATTTTCGATCGCCTATGGTGATACGACTTTTGCATCTGGTACCTGGGGCCATGATCAATTGAGCTTGAACGATTTGAACATTACGGGTTTATCATTTGCTGTAGCAAACGAAACAAACTCAACAGTTGGTGTCTTGGGTATTGGTTTGCCTGGCTTGGAGTCAACTTATTCTGGTGTTTCTCTCAGCTCTGTACAAAAAAGCTACACTTACAATAACTTTCCGATGGTGCTAAAGAATTCGGGTGTAATAAAATCAACAGCTTATTCTTTATTCGCAAATGATTCTGATTCGAAACATGGTACCATTTTGTTTGGCGCTGTGGATCATGGAAAATATGCGGGCGACCTATACACAATTCCCATCATTAATACTTTGCAGCATCGCGGCTACAAGGATCCAATTCAATTCCAAGTCACTTTACAAGGATTAGGTACGTCGAAAGGGGATAAAGAAGACAATCTGACAACCCTAACCACTACAAAGATCCCAGTCCTGCTAGATTCAGGTACGACCATATCGTATATGCCAACTGAGCTGGTAAAAATGCTTGCCGACCAGGTCGGAGCTACTTACTCTTCTGCATATGGTTACTACATAATGGATTGTATCAAAGAGATGGAAGAAGAGAGTAGCATCatctttgattttggtGGATTCTATCTTTCTAATTGGTTAAGCGATTTTCAGCTAGTCACAGATAGTCGTTCAAACATTTGTATACTAGGTATTGCACCGCAGTCAGATCCGACCATTATTTTGGGTGATAACTTCTTAGCTAATACTTACGTGGTATATGATCTGGACAATATGGAGATATCAATGGCTCAGGCTAACTTCAGCGACGACGGTGAATACATTGAGATTATAGAGAGCGCGGTTCCAAGTGCTCTTAAAGCACCTGGTTACTCAAGCACTTGGTCTACATATGAAAGTATTGTCTCCGGCGGCAACATGTTTTCCACGGCAGCTAACTCCAGTATATCGTACTTTGCTTCCACGTCTCATTCGGCAACAAGTTCTTCCAGCTCCAAAGGCCAAAAAACCCAAACAAGTACGACAGCTCTctctatttcaaaatctacCTCAAGTACTTCCTCAACAGGAATGTTATCTCCCACCTCAAGTTCATCTAcgagaaaagaaaacggaGGACACAATCTGAATCCTCCATTTTTCGCCAGGTTCATTACAGCTATTTTTCATCACATTTGA
- the PEX7 gene encoding Pex7p (Peroxisomal signal receptor for peroxisomal matrix proteins; recognizes the N-terminal nonapeptide signal (PTS2); WD repeat protein; defects in human homolog cause lethal rhizomelic chondrodysplasia punctata (RCDP)): MLRYHMQGFSGYGVQYSPFFDNRLAVAAGSNFGLVGNGKLFILEIDRSGRIVEVNSFLTQDCLFDLAWNESHENQVLVAQGDGTLRLFDTTFKEFPIAIFKEHEREVFSCNWNLVNRQNFLSSSWDGSIKIWSPLRKQSLMTLTPRPLEITKMVDPLNAIILKKKSFTGISKNRNCVYQAQFSPHDQNLVLSCSGNSYASLFDIRLPSGKNQNNFLVHSGLEALTCDFNKYRPYVVATGGVDNAIRIWDIRMLNKNESATIKRTVPGQLHNSSCINEIPNAHGLAIRKVTWSPHHSNILMSASYDMTCRIWRDLSNDGAKETYKTNSTDATKGSIFNFTQHSEFVFGADWSLWGKPGYVASTAWDGNLFVWNGLG, encoded by the coding sequence ATGCTCAGATATCATATGCAAGGTTTTAGTGGGTACGGTGTCCAGTATTCTCCCTTTTTCGATAACAGGCTCGCGGTAGCTGCTGGTTCAAACTTTGGCCTGGTTGGGAATGGAAAATTGTTCATCCTTGAGATTGATCGTTCAGGTAGAATAGTGGAAGTTAATTCCTTTTTAACACAGGATTGTTTATTTGATCTTGCATGGAACGAAAGTCATGAAAACCAAGTGTTGGTTGCACAGGGCGATGGTACATTACGCTTGTTTGATACAACCTTTAAAGAGTTTCCTATTGCTATATTTAAAGAGCATGAACGAGAAGTATTCAGTTGTAATTGGAACTTAGTCAACAGGCAGAATTTCTTAAGTAGTTCATGGGATGGATCTATAAAAATATGGTCCCCTCTAAGAAAGCAAAGTTTAATGACCCTTACTCCACGACCTTTAGAGATTACCAAAATGGTGGATCCATTAAACGCCattatattgaaaaagaaaagctttACAGgtatttcaaaaaacaGGAACTGTGTATACCAAGCACAGTTCTCGCCCCACGACCAAAATCTCGTATTATCCTGTTCAGGGAATTCTTATGCAAGCTTATTTGACATTAGACTACCTTCCGGCAAAAATcagaataattttttagtgCATTCAGGACTAGAAGCATTGACTTGCGATTTCAACAAATACAGACCTTATGTAGTTGCCACAGGAGGTGTAGATAATGCCATTAGAATCTGGGACATTAGGATgctaaataaaaatgaatcaGCGACTATCAAGAGGACTGTGCCCGGCCAACTTCACAATTCATCATGCATCAATGAAATCCCTAATGCGCACGGGCTGGCAATCAGAAAAGTTACCTGGTCCCCTCATCATTCCAATATTTTAATGTCAGCTTCATATGATATGACCTGTCGAATATGGAGAGATCTCAGCAACGATGGTGCAAaagaaacatataaaactaACTCTACGGATGCTACTAAAGGttccattttcaatttcacaCAGCATTCAGAATTCGTATTTGGAGCTGACTGGAGCTTGTGGGGAAAGCCAGGATATGTGGCTTCAACTGCATGGGATGGAAATTTATTTGTATGGAACGGCTTAGGTTGA
- the SAN1 gene encoding ubiquitin-protein ligase SAN1 (Ubiquitin-protein ligase; role in proteasome-dependent degradation of aberrant nuclear proteins; targets substrates with regions of exposed hydrophobicity; contains intrinsically disordered regions involved in substrate recognition; prefers a window of exposed hydrophobicity that causes a particular level of protein insolubility, suggesting that San1p evolved to target highly aggregation-prone proteins; localizes to the cytoplasm, nucleus and peroxisomes), giving the protein MSESGQEQNRGTNTSPNNAENNNNSNAASGPLNGGAEQTRNITVSIQYSYFTPERLAHLSNISNNDNNENNSAASGSTIANGTGPSFGIGNGGHQPDGALVLSFRDVPASTPQDRLNSFISVAAQLAMERFNRLLNRPKGISKDEFDKLPVLQVSDLPKAEGPLCSICYDEYEDEVDSTKAKRKRDSENEEESEGTKKRKDNEGAPLRTTADNDSNPSITNATVVEPPSIPLTEQQRTLNDEETNPSYKHSPIKLPCGHIFGRECIYKWSRLENSCPLCRQKISESVGVQRAAQQDTDEVAANEAAFERIRRVLYDPTAVNSTNENSSAPSENTSNTTVPTIGNASSGEQMLSRTGFFLVPQNGQPLHNPVRLPPNDSDRNGVNGPSSTTQNPPSNSGGSNNNQSPRWVPIPLTLFQFHSPNPNPSASDSSASPSAANGPNSNNTSSDATDPHHNRLRAVLDHIFNVAQRGTSDTSATTAPGAQTVHNQGRNDSSSSDTTQGSSFLENISRLTGHFTNGSRDNNNDNNHSNDQQRGGSTGENNRNNLFSSGVASYRNQNGDVTTVELRNNNSAAFPPTDENPSQGQGSSSSDTTIHNDVPNDNNEQRSSQ; this is encoded by the coding sequence ATGAGTGAAAGTGGTCAAGAACAAAACAGAGGCACAAATACATCACCAAATAATgctgaaaataataataattcaAATGCAGCTTCCGGTCCACTCAATGGTGGTGCTGAGCAAACAAGAAACATAACCGTTTCCATTCAGTATTCCTATTTCACTCCGGAGAGATTAGCACATTTGAGCAATATAtctaataatgataataacgAAAACAACAGCGCAGCATCCGGTAGCACGATTGCCAACGGTACTGGGCCCAGCTTTGGCATCGGAAATGGGGGCCATCAACCCGACGGTGCTCTTGTTTTATCTTTTCGTGATGTTCCTGCGTCTACTCCACAAGACCGTTTGAACAGCTTCATATCTGTTGCTGCTCAGCTTGCAATGGAGAGATTCAACAGACTATTAAATAGACCAAAAGGAATATCAAAGGATGAGTTTGATAAGCTCCCCGTTCTGCAAGTTTCTGATCTACCCAAGGCCGAAGGGCCCTTATGTAGTATATGTTATGACGAATATGAAGATGAAGTTGATTCAACtaaagcaaaaagaaaaagggaTTCTGAAAATGAGGAGGAATCTgaaggaacaaaaaaaaggaaggatAATGAAGGTGCGCCCCTACGCACAACCGCCGATAATGACAGTAACCCATCGATTACAAATGCTACGGTTGTTGAACCGCCTTCTATTCCTCTCACTGAACAACAACGCACTCtcaatgatgaagaaacaAATCCAAGCTACAAACACTCACCAATCAAGTTACCTTGTGGCCACATTTTTGGGAGGGAATGTATCTACAAATGGTCAAGATTAGAAAATTCTTGTCCCCTTTGTAGACAAAAGATCAGCGAATCTGTAGGTGTTCAACGTGCAGCCCAACAAGATACGGATGAAGTAGCAGCTAACGAAGCTGCTTTTGAACGTATTAGACGAGTTTTATACGACCCAACTGCAGTGAATAGCACTAACGAAAATAGTTCCGCCCCATCCGAAAACACGTCCAATACAACGGTTCCCACTATCGGAAATGCAAGTTCTGGCGAACAGATGTTATCAAGAACaggcttttttttagtgCCTCAAAACGGCCAACCTTTACACAATCCAGTCCGTTTACCGCCTAATGATAGCGATAGAAACGGTGTCAACGGGCCGAGCTCAACTACTCAAAATCCACCCTCTAATTCTGGTGGTTCGAATAACAATCAAAGTCCGCGCTGGGTTCCCATCCCTTTGACTTTGTTCCAATTCCACAGTCCAAATCCGAATCCTTCCGCTTCTGATTCTTCGGCAAGCCCATCAGCAGCGAACGGTCCAAACTCAAATAACACTAGTAGTGACGCTACAGACCCTCACCACAACAGACTAAGAGCCGTTTTGGATCACATATTCAACGTTGCTCAGAGGGGAACTTCTGATACCTCTGCAACAACAGCACCCGGAGCACAAACTGTTCACAACCAAGGACGTAATGACTCATCGTCCTCTGATACAACGCAAGGAAGTtcctttttggaaaatatttcaCGATTAACAGGCCATTTTACGAATGGCTCAAGAGACAACAATAACGACAATAACCATAGCAATGATCAACAACGAGGTGGAAGTACTGGTGAGAACAACAGAAATAACTTGTTTTCCTCCGGTGTTGCCAGTTatagaaatcaaaatgGTGATGTTACTACCGTCGAACTACGCAACAACAATTCTGCTGCCTTTCCTCCTACAGACGAAAATCCCTCTCAAGGCCAAGGTTCAAGCAGTTCGGACACCACCATTCATAACGACGTCCCTAATGATAACAATGAGCAACGATCATCACAATAA